DNA from Acidobacteriota bacterium:
TGATGAAGCTGAGCCGGGCTAACCCACAGGCAATAGAGCCCCGTGCGAAGGGGCCGTCACAAAAGAACCGAACTAACCTAGTGCCAGGCCCGGAGCCATTGTGAAGTGACGAGGTTTTAGTTTATGTAGAAGCCCAGCCGGCAGGGCCAGACTCCCATCTTCAAAAGATTTCGAACCGTTCCTGATGAATGGCCGGATCGCTCTTGATCACCAGGTTCTTGCGCGTGAGCGCTTCGATTTCCCGGATGAACGACCCGTCCTTCGATTTCAGTTCCTTGGCGACCTCGGGATTGACCCGGAGCGTCAATGTCTTGCCCTCGATTTCATCAGCCATCTTGCGCGCTTCTGCCATGATTTCGTTGGTGACGGTGCTCACGGATTTCACCCAGCCCGACCCGTTGCAGTAAGCGCAGGGGTCGCAGAGAGTGCGTTCAAGTGATTGTTTGACGCGCTTGCGCGTCACCGCTACAAGGCCGAAATCGTTGAATGAGAGTATCTTGGTCGGTGCTCGATCTCGGCGCAGAGCTTCCTCGAGCGCCTGCACCACCTTGTTGCGGTTGCGGCGCTCGTCCATGTCGATGAAGTCGATCACGATAATCCCGCCCAGGTCGCGCAGGCGGATCTGCCGCACAATCTCGTTGACCGCATCAATATTGGTCTTGACGATGGTGTCTTCAAGCCGGTTGGTTTTGCCGACGTATTTGCCGGTGTTGACGTCGATGGCCACCAGCGCCTCGGTCTGGTTGATGACGATATACCCGCCGGATTTCAGCCAGACTTTCGGTTTAAGGGCTTTGGCAATCTCATCTTCTATTCCGTGTTCTTCAAAGAGCGATGCCAGCCGGGTGTGGAGCTTGGCGCATCCCACCAGCGACGGTTGCAGCCGATTGACAAATTCGACCACGCGCTCGTAGTCGGCCTCATTGTCGAGCCAGATGGATTTAAAGTCGGGAGTGACGAGGTCGCGCATCAACCGCTGGGCCAGGTCGAGGTCGCGGTAAAGCAGCGCCGGGGCCTTCACCTGTTCTGCACGGGTGCGGACGTCATTCCACAGGTTTGTCAGGAACCTGAGGTCGGCCTTGATTTCTTCGTCCGTGCGGCCTTCGCCGGCCGTGCGTACAATGAAGCCTCCGGTCAGCGCCCCCTTGTGCTCCAACACAATGTTTCGCAGCCGCAGCCTTTCCTGCTCGGAGGCGATCTTGCGCGAAACCCCTATGTGAGTAATGGTCGGCATGTAGACCACATAGCGTCCAGGCAATGCCACGTGGGAAGTGATGCGGGCGCCCTTGGTCCCCAGCGGCTCCTTGGCGATCTGGACAATAATTTCCTGGCCTTCTTTAAGCAGTTCAGAAATCAGCAGTCCCTGCTGGCCACCGGGCCGCGAAGACTCGCGCTCACGGCTCGTATTGCGGCGTGAATGTCTGCCTGTGCGGCGGCGTCCGCGGCGCCCCCTGCGTGGCGCAAAATGCGGCCGCGCGTGAGGTTCGCGCAGCGTGAAAGACCGCTCGGAAGACTCACCGGTCGCTTCAGACGTTCCGTCGGCCTGCTCCTCTGTTCCGGGACCGTCTTCGGTTTCGGAACCCTCGTCCGGCGCAAGCGATTCTTCCGGCCCGGAGTCACCGTACGATTCAGCCGAGAAGGCATCTTCGGCCTGCGATTCTTCTGGTTCGGCTTCGGCTGCCAGGTCCGTGTAGTGCTCCGGCTCCTCATCTCTATGCCCCGCATGGTCTGCAGGCGAAAGATCCTGGACATGAGCGGGGAAAGCAGTGGAATCCGACTCCCACTGTTTTTCGCTGCTTTTGCCGCCAATTCCGCTCTTCACTTCCACCGGGGGCTCCGTAACCTGAAAATCTTCAGCCCGGCCGGCATCGGATGCGGAGGCATTGAAATCTGTCGTGCCTCGTGAAGATGTGAATTCTGAGCCGGAACCCCCAGCAGCGTTCCTGGCAGTGTCTGCTGAAGACGCTGATTCCTCTGTGGAAGGGTGCCGGTGCCTGGCCAGGGATTCACCCGGCAGAATTTCAAAATCATCTGATTCCGCCTTGCGTTCCGGACCGGGAGTTTCGGCCGGCGGCTCAGCGTGGCGTTCCTGGCGACGGTCGCCAAAACCTCCGCGTCCGCGACGGCCGCGGCGCCTGCGTCCACGATGAGAGCGGCGATGGAAGTCCCCTCCCTCACCATAGGGTTCTGTGTGAGGGCCAGAGTGGCGCGGTGGCGCGGAATCCGTAGGCGGGGGCTGGACGGCTGCCGTGACGGCCGGCCTTTCGTGCGCCTCCGCTGGTTCCGCTGCCTCGTCGCCCGCTGGGACGTGGCGGCCGGCCTCAGGTTTCTCCGGGGCGGCCGCGGCCCCTGCTTCGGCTGCGGGCTTCCTGGGCTCAACCTCGATTGTTGCCCCCCGTGCCTGCGATTCGTCCAGGACGCCTTCAAACTCATCCTGGTCCTGGAGAGAGAAATCGGAAACGTACAGGAAGGCATCCCGTTCGAGCCCGATATCGACGAAAGCCGATTGCATCCCGGGAAGCACGCGGTTGACGCGGCCCTTGTAAATTCCGCCCACCAGGCCGACGTCGGTGTCGCGCTCAAAATAAACTTCTACCAGTTGGCCGTCTTCACACACGGCAACCTTCGTCTCGTGCGGAGACGATGAAATAAACATCTCCTTGTTCATGGAAACTCCTTTATATCGGGCAATCGGCAAGGATCAATCCGCAAACGCGGAGATCAACTTCGATTGTCCCGGGTCCGGCCACACATGCCGTTTTTTTTACAGCGCACGCCTTGCCTGTCTCCGGTGATCTCCTGGAGGTCTCGGACTGGATCGTGCGCCTCGGGCAAGTGTGTTCCGGCCATACTTTGCAAAATATTCGGCTGCTTTGAGCCGTCCCATAACATCTGGGTTCGAAAACTTATTCCAAAAGCGGCTGCCACTTCTCGTGCTTAATCTTCAGCTAATTCACAAACCGTTGCATCTTGACGCTCATGACGAGCCCGAGCCCCAGAAAAATAAAGAGCATCGAAGACCCGCCCTCGCTCATGAGCGGTAATGGGATGCCGGTGATTGGAAACAAGCCAATCATCATCCCCACGTTCACAGCAACCTGAAAAAACAAGACCGAAGCGAATCCGATAAGGAGGAAGCTGCCCGCCCGGTCAGTCGCTGTCCGTGCGCCTTCAAGCAAGCGCAAGAGTAGAATAAAATACAGCGCAAAAACGGCCAGCGTGCCGATAAAGCCCCGCTCTTCGGCAAACGCGGCAAAGATGGCATCTGCATGGGAAACGGGGATGAACCCCAGCTGACTTTGTGTACCGTTCCCCAGCCCCCTGCCCAACAGGCCACCTGAGCCGATTGCGATCTTTGTTTGGGTTACCTGGTAGCTGGAACCTTGGGTGTTCTGCTTGGGATGAACAAAAGCTTCCAGCCGCTCGCGCTGGTATGGACGTAACAAAAACCAGCCCGCGGGCAATGCCAATATGCCTATCAGTCCCAATACCATGATTTGCTGGCGCCGGATCCCTGCCATGAACGCCCCAGCTGCCACTATCGGCAGATAGGTCAACGCGGTCCCAAGGTCCGGCTCTAGCGCAACCAGGATTCCTGGCACGCCGGCCAGGAGCCCCAGCATCGCTAATTCTCCCCATGTGAAAGCCCTGTTTCGCCTCTTCGCGAACGCGGCTGCCACTGCCAGTATTATAACCAACTTGGCCAGTTCTGACACTTGCAAAGTGAAGCTGCCCACCTGAATCCAGCGATGGGTCCCGGCCAGGCGCGGCCCCACCAGCAGAACGCCGCCCAGGGTCAGCACAGCGAGCAGGTAAATCCACGGAATGTGGGCCAGGACCAGATGATAATCTAACTGGCTCACAATCAGGGTCAGGGCACAGCCTAGCAGGAGCCAGTAAATCTGCTTTTGAAACTGGCCGGCGAGGGGCGTCTGAGTCGTTGTGCTGTAAATTTCAAGGAGCCCGATAGCTGCGATCAGAAGCGCCAGCCCTAGCATGGTCCAGTCGAAATCATGAAAATTAAACAACTTTCGCATGTCTTGAGCCAGTCTCAGGGTTCCCGGTGCGCAGGCCCGGGTCTTGCCTTGCCGGTCACCTGGCTCACCAACTGGTTGGGAGTCGGGGCATTCCCTTTCTCGCGGTAATATGCCCTGATCACATCTCCGGCGATGGGCACGGCAACCGTCGAGTGTTCGCCCTGCATGACCAGAGCGGCAACCACAATATCGGGCACCGGCGAGGGAGAATAGGCGACGAACCAGGCGTTGTTCCTGAAGTCCGCATTGTGTGCAGCCGCCTGCAGGCTGGCGCTGACCACCTGAGCGGTCCCGGTTTTTCCCGCCACGTTCAGCCCCTGACACCGGGCGCCTGCTCCGGTTCCCCCGGGTTCATTCACCACGCCCCACATGGCGTCGGTCACAGCCTGAACGGTGCTCTCGTGAAGTGGAAATCGCACCGTTGAATTGGGCGGCGGATCGACTCCCAGATTTTCAAGTTCCTGGCTGGACGCCAGGTGTGGCCGCTGAAAGTTGCCGCCGGATGCAATCCCGCCAATAACATACGCAATCTGCAAGGGTGTAACCTGGACGGCGCCCTGCCCGATGGCGACGGACATGGTAACGCCAGGCCACCAGGGATGGTGAAACACTCGCTGGACCCAGCCGGGCGAGGGTATCAAACCGGAGTCCTCATCGGGAAGATCGACGCCTGTCCGATGGCCCAGCCCCAGGCGATCGGCAAAGTAGTCGATTTTATCAATGCCCAGCATCTTGCCGAGCGTGTAAAAGTAAACGTCGCAGGAGACGACAATGCCCCTGTGGAGGTCCACGGTCCCATGCCCGCCGTGAAGCTTCCACCACGTCCAGTCATGATAAGTATGCCCGTAAATTGTCACCTGGCCGTTGCAGAGAACTTTGAAGTCGGGCGTGATAGTCCCGGTTTCCAGCGCCGCAGTGCTTGTAACGATTTTGAAAATGGACCCCGGCGCCAATTGCGCCTGGATCGCCTTGTTCATCAAGGGGTGCAGCGGATCACTGGTGAGCTGCTTCCAGGTTGCTACGGGAATGTGATGCGTAAAATCATTGGGATCAAACGAAGGGTGGCTGGCCATGGCCAGCACTTCACCTGTGCGCGGGTCCAGCGCTACCACGGCCCCCGCCTTGTCTCCCAGCGCGGCCTCGGCCGTGAGTTGCAGATCCAGGTCCAGAGTCAGTCGCAGATCATGCCCCGGCAGAGCGTTCACTGTTCCGAGCGTTCCAACTTCCTGGCCGCGGCTGTTGACGACCACGCGCTTCATTCCGTCGCGCCCGCGGAGAATGGAGTTGTATTCTTTCTCGATACCGAATTTCCCGATCAGGTCCCCAGGCCGATAATTCGCGCCCGGCCTGGCAAGGTCAGCCTGGGACACTTCGCCGACATAGCCCAGCACGGCAGAGGCGACACTATGCTTGGGATAGAACCGTTGCTGCGACTGGATGACGTCGATTTCAGGAAACTCGGACCGATGCGCGTCAATAAAGGCAATATCCTTCAGCGTTGCCGCCTGCTTCAGCACGATGGGCTGGTATCGCGGGAGCCGCACGGTGTGCTTGACCATATCCAGCACATCGGCAGGATCAAGTTCCAGCGCCGTGGCGATCTTTTGGAGGTGTGCGTCATTCAGCCGCGAAGAGTTTTCGCGGTTCAGCAGGATGGTAAATGACGGGAAGTTATCAACCAGCACCCGCCCCTCGCGGTCAAGAATGCGGCCTCGCGGCGCAATCACGGGAAGGTCGCGAATCCGGTTGTGTTCCGCCTGTTCCAGCAGTTGTGTATGCTGCCCGATCTGGAGCCGCCAGTAACCTACCAGCAGACCGGCAAAGGCCGCCGCAATAAAATATTCCAGGAAGGTAATCTTCCAAGGGGGAAACCGCGCGTCCTCGGGGAATCGAACCTGCATTACGAATATACTTCCGCCGGGCAGCCTTCAGAGACAAAAGAACCCGGCTCCTCTCGCGCGTCTTGATTTCCAGTCTGTGGCCAGCGCGGCAAAGAGGATTACAAAATTTCCCCCCCCGATAACCCCCCACCTTACCACACCATGCTCAGCAAAATAAAGAAATTATCAGGCTGTGCGGCTTTCCGCACGCTGGGTTTATCACCTTGAAGGCAACGAGGTTGGCCCTGACTCGCGAACTGGAGCTTCATCCCCGCTTTCTGAGTCGGTCGAACAGGGGGAACAGCATAAGGCCGAGGGCGACATTGACCAGGGTGCTGGTCAAAATGTGGAGGGGCTCAAAGGGGGCCGGCAAACCAAGCAGTTGACTGGTAATTAAGTAGACAAAACTATTGTGGACTGCAACCAGCGCCCCGATCAGGAAGCCGCGCACCAGAAGGTTATCGAATTCAAGTTTCAACCCCGCCATTGCCGCGAAGTATCCCACCAACGCTTTTGCCATGCCCATCTGGCCCAGGTATCCGTGCGAGAGCGCGTCTTCCAGAAGCCCTACACTCATTCCAAACGCCGTGCCAAAGATCTGATTCTCACGGATCATGGGGAAATAGATAGTGACCAGCAGGGAAAGCTGAAACAGCCGGGCAACCGGCAAGGTGGGAGGCAGCGTGACTTCCAGCAGCAGGCTGGCGAAAACGATCAGCGACAGAATGCCAGGGTGGATCCGGAAAGCCTCTTTTGGTCGATGGCGATAGAGGTCCATTTCATCCACCCGTCTTGCAATGCGACGGTTTGCGCAACAGGATTCCCGAAGCGAACAGCTCGTCCGCCGAATAATGCGAACTTGGTGGAGTTGTGCAGGCGTTCCCTGCACCGCCCTCAACGACGCTGGTGTTGCGCCACTTCTTCTTCCTGCGCCGAAGCGGGCTTGAAGAGGACCAGCACGCTTTCAAGCCGGTTGAGCGAAGCTGCCGGCTTGACGGTAATCTGGCGGTAAATGTTGCCATCTTCTGAGCGGATAACATGCCCCACCAGCAGTCCCCTGGGATAAACCTGGTCCAGGCCGGACGTGACGACGGCCTCGCCGACAGCCACTTTCTGGTCATCCATTACGTAATGCAGGCCGCACTGGTTCCGGCCACTGCCCTTCAAAACTCCCTGGGTGCGGCTTTCTTCCAGCAGGCACCCGACTCCGCAGGTGGGGTCCGTAATCAAAAGGATCTGCGCCGTGTGGGCAAAAACTGCGGCAATCTTGCCCACCACCCCGTCCGGCGTAATGACGGGCATATCAACTTCAATGCCCGCATCCTTGCCCCGGCCGATAACGACCGTCGTGGAACCGTCCTGCGGGCTTGCGGCAATCACCTGCGCCGCGATGGTCTTATAAGGGGACTGTTCCTTAAACTGCAGCAGCGCTTTCAGGCGGTCAGCCTCGGAAGCTTTTTCTGTAAGCTGCTGGATCCGCGCCCGCGCAACAACCAGGTCGGACCCCAGCTGCTTGTTAGCTTCCTTGTACGCCCACAGGTCGTGCACAGAAGCCCACGCTTCCACAGTACTTTCGATGGCGCCGTGAAACCCGCGTTCAAAGGGACCGAAAACTTCCGCTGCCCAGACGTTGACGAGCCTCACGTTCTGGTTTCGCGTGACCTGGATCGAGAGGAGCAGAAGCTGGCCGAGCAGAACTCCCAGCAGCACAAAAAAGGAGGTGTGCCTGGCCACGATTTCCGGCAGCCATGTTTTCTGGTCGAATTGTGTAAAGGCAGTTCGTTTCAACGCAGGCCGCTTCGATCCGTGTTCCCGCAGATTGCCGTAGACTGCTTGAAAGCCGCGCCGTCCCGCAGACCTTGCCCGCCAATCCGGTCCGCTTCGGTTTGCGCCGGCAGAAGCGTCTCAGCGCGGAAAGGTGTACAGCAACCCTTTCGCCGGACCCTTCACAGTTCCATTCGCGGCGCCGGCTCCGTTCCTCCAGGCCATGAAACTCAGGCTCGCAGGGCCGGGAGAGCCTTCTATTCTATAGCAACCCGGCGCAGGAGATTAAAATCAGTTAACATTCGTCCCGTTCCCAAAACCACGGAAGCCAGCGGGTCCTCGGCAATGGAAACGGGCAGTCCGGTTTCCTCCCGAATGCGCTTGTCGAGGTTTTTCAGCAGCGCGCCTCCGCCGGTGATCACGATGCCGCGGTCCGAAATGTCCGCGGAAAGTTCCGGAGGCGTCCGTTCCAGCGCCACGCGGATGGCGTTGATAATCGTGGCGACGCATTCTGAAAGGGCATCACGGATTTCGGAATCATCGATCGTGATGGTCTTGGGGACCCCTTCCAGCAGGTGCCTTCCCTTGATCTCCATGGTCTGAGGTTTTTCCAGCGGAAACGCGGAGCCGATTTCCATTTTGATCTGCTCGGCGGTTCGCTCACCGACCAGCAGGTTGTAACGGCGCTTCAGGTAGGCGGTGATGGCCTCGTCCATCTCGTTCCCGGCAACGCGCACGGAACGGCTGTACACAATGCCGGAAAGTGAAATCACCGCAATGTCCGTGGTGCCTCCGCCGACATCCACGATCATGCTCCCCGAAGGTTCGGTGATCGGCAGGCCCGAACCGATGGCAGCCATCATGGCCTGTTCCACCAGGAAGACTTCACTGGCCTTGGCCCGGAACGCCGAGTCCTGCACGGCGCGCTTTTCCACCTGGGTGATTTCCGAAGGCACTCCAATCACAATGCGCGGATGCACGAAAACCTTGCGGTTGTGCGCCTTCTGGATGAAGTGATTGAGCATCTTCTCCGTCACCTTGAAGTCTGCAATCACGCCGTCTTTCAGGGGTCGGATGGCCACAATGTTGCCGGGCGTGCGCCCCAGCATCTCCTTGGCGTCGCGTCCCACGGCCTCAATGTCGCCGTTCACCTTGTTGATGGCGACAATCGAGGGCTCGTTGACAATCACGCCTTTACCCTTGGCGTAAACCAGCGTGTTGGCTGTGCCGAGATCGATTGCCAGGTCCGATGAAAAAACACTGAAGAGAGAACGAAAACTCATTCCTTTAATGAATCCCTTTCTAGAAACTGATACCGGTCCGGTTTTTATTGCTCGATCACGACCGTTTTGCGGATGGTCTTGGTGTTACCCTTCCGGTCCTGCGCGGTGATCGTGACCTGGTTTGAGCCCTTTCTGGGCAGCGGAGACGTAAAGTGACGGAAGGTGCCGTCCGCCGCAATGTTAAAAACCTGCTGATTGTTAATGATCACCGTGGAACCCGGTTCCGCGCGGCCAACAACTTCCACGACGCGTCCGTGCTGGACGATGTTCGTGATTTCAAGGAAGGCCTGGTGGTTTTCTGAAATCTGCTGGACAACGTCAAAACGGCTGGCCATAGACGGCTGGCTTTCGTTCCCGTTCCCATCGATCGATTTAACAAGCCAATAGTAAACCCCTTCGTCAAGCCCGGACACCTCCGCCGAGGTCCCCTCCACTTTCCGGTTCACCACCAGGTTTGAGAACATGCCGGACGGTGAAATCTCCAGCACGTAGTCACGGGCTCCCTCAACGGCTGACCACCGGAATTCAATCTGCGTGGACCGCGTGTTCTGGACAACGTTCAGGGCCATGTTGGCGGGCAAAATAAGGTTCGGCGGCGCAATGACTCTTTCACGAAGCAATCCGGGCTGGTTCGCGGAGAAGCCTACCTTCTCATATTGTCCCAGCTGCACCGTGGTTGACCCGCGCGTGACGCGCGCGCCGCCCTGGTCCATGGTCATCTGGTGGATGTTCCGCTTCGGATCATTCTGCACCACGGCCCTGCTTTCCTCTCCGAGGTTGGCCAACGCATCCGCAAAAGCCACTCTGGAGGTCGAACCCGGGACCTCAAATCTTCCCGTGGAAAGGTCGACGGTGCCGGAAGTCACCTGTACGGCCACGCGCGTCGCCCGAGTCACCGGATCTTCACCGCTCTCCTCCACCGCAATCAGGGAGTCCGGTTTAATGACGTAATTGGTCCCATCCGCAAAAATGATTCTTGCCACTCCGTCGCTGCCGGTCTGGATAAAGTCACCCGTCACAAGATTTGTATTGTAATTCGCCTGCACCCATTGCGGCGACTGTGCCTTCTTTACGCGGACCGTCCCGTCAAGGTTGACAAAATGGGCGGCGCGCTTCGAGGGCGTAACATTTTCCGCACCATTCTCCACCACCCCTGCCGTCAGGGCGTGGAGCGCTCCCCGGGCTTTCAGCGCGAAATAATTAGGAGCAATGAGGTAAAGGATAAAGCCCACAGCCACGAGGCCGAGCACGGCATAAAAAGCGATGGTGCGGTAACTGACAGTTGTCCATTCGACCTCGACTTTATGTCCTTGCTCGGGGCCTCCTACCCGTGATTTCGGAGCCATTCGGCCAATACCCTAGAGCATTCTTGACCAAAGGACAAATTGGGTCAAGCAGTTTTCCCGGATGCATGGGTCTCGGGGCCCTGAAGCCGCATTGTCCTTCAATCCGCTCATTCCTTTCAGTTGTTAGCCCTTAAGGGCTGTCATATAATGGTTAAGATCGACACTATGCGCCGGGAGCACTAATGTTCAGACTCTTTCAAAAGCACCGGGAGAAGGTGAAAAAATACCTGCTGGTTTTTTTCCTCACCATCGTTTCTCTCGGCATGATCCTTGTTTTTACCCCGCTCGGCGGCGGGGATATCGAGCAGACTTCGACTGACACTCTGGCCAGCGTGGGCGGCGTCAAAATCACCATGCAGGACCTCAGAGACCGGATCGATACGCGTCTGCGCAATTCCTCGCTGGGCAGCAATCCGCAGATTGTCCCCGTCATCGCCGGCACCATGCTGGATGAGATGGTTCTGGGGCAGGCCATGGCGATGCAGGCCAAAAAGATGGGCCTGGAAGTCTCCAACCAGGAACTGGCCGCAGCGCTCCAAAAGATTCCATGGCTCTATTCCGACGGCAAGTTCATCGGCATGGCGCAGTACCAGAATTTCGTCAGCCAGCAGATGGGCATCACGACCCAGGAGTTCGAGGAACAGATTCGCCAGAGCCTCCTGATTCAGAAGATCCAGGCGGTGGTGTCTGACGGCGTTGCGGTGACGCCCGTCGAAGTGCACGAGGCCTACAACCAGCGCTACATGAAGGCCAAAATTCAGTACGTGGTTTTCGATCCCAGCAAATTTTTGAAGGCAGTCCCCGTCACGGACAAGGACCTCGAAGCATTTTTCAGCAAGAATCCCTCCCGCTACCAGCAGAAGGAACAGCGGCAGGTGCAGTACGTGCTGATCACTCCCGACGACGTGCGCGCAAACGTCAACGTCAGCGATTTTGAATTAAAGCAGTATTACACGGACCACCTTTCTGATTACCGCATGCCGGACCGCGTGAAGGTCTCTCACATCCTTTTCAAGACCACGGGCAAAACGCCGGAACAGGTGAAGCAACTGGAAAAAACCGCCGCTGACGTGCTGGCCAAAATCAAGGCGGGCGCCGACTTCGCGGACATGGCAAAGAAATATTCTGAAGACACCAGCGCCTCAAACGGCGGAGACATCGGCTGGATCACGCACGGGCAGACGGTGAAGGAATTTGACGACACCGCTTTCAACATGCAGCCGGGGCAGGTGAGCGGCCTGGTGCATACCACTTACGGCATCCACATCATCAAGGTTTTTGACAAGCAGACCGCGCACCTCCAGTCCTTCAATGACGTGAAGGGTGCCATCACTGAAACGCTCACCAAGCAGGCGATGGCGGCCGCCCTCCAGTCTTATGCGGACAAGCTCGAAGCCAAACTCCAGGCGGCCCCAAAGCAGTTTGAGTCCATCACCAGGCAGGCCGGGCTCGAGGTAAAGCAGACCCCCCTGTTCCAATACAGTCAGACCGTTCCTGATTTCGGTTCGAACGACGCCTTCCAGAACCTCTCATTCCAGCTCCGGCAGGGTGAAGTGGGGCAGCCCATCACCGTCCCCAAAGGCACGGCCATCATCCAGTTGACGAACATTGTTCCCGCCCACACGCCCAAGCTGGATGACGTTCGCTCCCGCGTGGAAGAGGATTACCGCGCCTCGCAGTCCCAGACCCTGGCGCACCAGAAGGCCCTGGCCCTGGCCGAAGCAGCCAAAAAGGGTGACTTTGCCAAGCTGGCCAAGGCCGGCGGCTACGACCTGCAGGAGAGCAATGACTTTACGCAGCAGGACACGGTCCCCAATCTCGGGCCCGGACAGGGCGTGCCGGAAGCCTTCACGCTCCAGCCCGGCCAGACCAGCGGCGTGCTTACGGCGGAAGGCAACGACGTGGTCATCCACGTGCTCACTCACACGCCTCCGGACCAGAGCGGCTTTGCTGCGCAGCAGGCCCAAATCCGCGAGGACCTCCTCACCCAGAAGCGCTCCCTCGCCTATGAAATCTATCGCCAGAACCTGAAGAAGGAATTCATTCGCGACGGTAAGCTCAAAATGAACGAGCAGGGGATGAAAACCTTCTTGGCTTCTTATTCAACTCAATAATCGCCCCGGCACAGCGGCAATCTCAAAAAGCCTTCCCCTCTGCCTGGGGAGAGGGTGACCGCGCCAGCAATCGGGTAGAGAGATTTTCCCGCAGTGGCGACCTTACCTCGCCGCATCGGGGAACTCACGGCGGCATAAA
Protein-coding regions in this window:
- a CDS encoding Rne/Rng family ribonuclease gives rise to the protein MNKEMFISSSPHETKVAVCEDGQLVEVYFERDTDVGLVGGIYKGRVNRVLPGMQSAFVDIGLERDAFLYVSDFSLQDQDEFEGVLDESQARGATIEVEPRKPAAEAGAAAAPEKPEAGRHVPAGDEAAEPAEAHERPAVTAAVQPPPTDSAPPRHSGPHTEPYGEGGDFHRRSHRGRRRRGRRGRGGFGDRRQERHAEPPAETPGPERKAESDDFEILPGESLARHRHPSTEESASSADTARNAAGGSGSEFTSSRGTTDFNASASDAGRAEDFQVTEPPVEVKSGIGGKSSEKQWESDSTAFPAHVQDLSPADHAGHRDEEPEHYTDLAAEAEPEESQAEDAFSAESYGDSGPEESLAPDEGSETEDGPGTEEQADGTSEATGESSERSFTLREPHARPHFAPRRGRRGRRRTGRHSRRNTSRERESSRPGGQQGLLISELLKEGQEIIVQIAKEPLGTKGARITSHVALPGRYVVYMPTITHIGVSRKIASEQERLRLRNIVLEHKGALTGGFIVRTAGEGRTDEEIKADLRFLTNLWNDVRTRAEQVKAPALLYRDLDLAQRLMRDLVTPDFKSIWLDNEADYERVVEFVNRLQPSLVGCAKLHTRLASLFEEHGIEDEIAKALKPKVWLKSGGYIVINQTEALVAIDVNTGKYVGKTNRLEDTIVKTNIDAVNEIVRQIRLRDLGGIIVIDFIDMDERRNRNKVVQALEEALRRDRAPTKILSFNDFGLVAVTRKRVKQSLERTLCDPCAYCNGSGWVKSVSTVTNEIMAEARKMADEIEGKTLTLRVNPEVAKELKSKDGSFIREIEALTRKNLVIKSDPAIHQERFEIF
- the rodA gene encoding rod shape-determining protein RodA — encoded protein: MRKLFNFHDFDWTMLGLALLIAAIGLLEIYSTTTQTPLAGQFQKQIYWLLLGCALTLIVSQLDYHLVLAHIPWIYLLAVLTLGGVLLVGPRLAGTHRWIQVGSFTLQVSELAKLVIILAVAAAFAKRRNRAFTWGELAMLGLLAGVPGILVALEPDLGTALTYLPIVAAGAFMAGIRRQQIMVLGLIGILALPAGWFLLRPYQRERLEAFVHPKQNTQGSSYQVTQTKIAIGSGGLLGRGLGNGTQSQLGFIPVSHADAIFAAFAEERGFIGTLAVFALYFILLLRLLEGARTATDRAGSFLLIGFASVLFFQVAVNVGMMIGLFPITGIPLPLMSEGGSSMLFIFLGLGLVMSVKMQRFVN
- the mrdA gene encoding penicillin-binding protein 2, with the translated sequence MQVRFPEDARFPPWKITFLEYFIAAAFAGLLVGYWRLQIGQHTQLLEQAEHNRIRDLPVIAPRGRILDREGRVLVDNFPSFTILLNRENSSRLNDAHLQKIATALELDPADVLDMVKHTVRLPRYQPIVLKQAATLKDIAFIDAHRSEFPEIDVIQSQQRFYPKHSVASAVLGYVGEVSQADLARPGANYRPGDLIGKFGIEKEYNSILRGRDGMKRVVVNSRGQEVGTLGTVNALPGHDLRLTLDLDLQLTAEAALGDKAGAVVALDPRTGEVLAMASHPSFDPNDFTHHIPVATWKQLTSDPLHPLMNKAIQAQLAPGSIFKIVTSTAALETGTITPDFKVLCNGQVTIYGHTYHDWTWWKLHGGHGTVDLHRGIVVSCDVYFYTLGKMLGIDKIDYFADRLGLGHRTGVDLPDEDSGLIPSPGWVQRVFHHPWWPGVTMSVAIGQGAVQVTPLQIAYVIGGIASGGNFQRPHLASSQELENLGVDPPPNSTVRFPLHESTVQAVTDAMWGVVNEPGGTGAGARCQGLNVAGKTGTAQVVSASLQAAAHNADFRNNAWFVAYSPSPVPDIVVAALVMQGEHSTVAVPIAGDVIRAYYREKGNAPTPNQLVSQVTGKARPGPAHREP
- the mreD gene encoding rod shape-determining protein MreD — protein: MDLYRHRPKEAFRIHPGILSLIVFASLLLEVTLPPTLPVARLFQLSLLVTIYFPMIRENQIFGTAFGMSVGLLEDALSHGYLGQMGMAKALVGYFAAMAGLKLEFDNLLVRGFLIGALVAVHNSFVYLITSQLLGLPAPFEPLHILTSTLVNVALGLMLFPLFDRLRKRG
- the mreC gene encoding rod shape-determining protein MreC, producing MREHGSKRPALKRTAFTQFDQKTWLPEIVARHTSFFVLLGVLLGQLLLLSIQVTRNQNVRLVNVWAAEVFGPFERGFHGAIESTVEAWASVHDLWAYKEANKQLGSDLVVARARIQQLTEKASEADRLKALLQFKEQSPYKTIAAQVIAASPQDGSTTVVIGRGKDAGIEVDMPVITPDGVVGKIAAVFAHTAQILLITDPTCGVGCLLEESRTQGVLKGSGRNQCGLHYVMDDQKVAVGEAVVTSGLDQVYPRGLLVGHVIRSEDGNIYRQITVKPAASLNRLESVLVLFKPASAQEEEVAQHQRR
- a CDS encoding rod shape-determining protein translates to MSFRSLFSVFSSDLAIDLGTANTLVYAKGKGVIVNEPSIVAINKVNGDIEAVGRDAKEMLGRTPGNIVAIRPLKDGVIADFKVTEKMLNHFIQKAHNRKVFVHPRIVIGVPSEITQVEKRAVQDSAFRAKASEVFLVEQAMMAAIGSGLPITEPSGSMIVDVGGGTTDIAVISLSGIVYSRSVRVAGNEMDEAITAYLKRRYNLLVGERTAEQIKMEIGSAFPLEKPQTMEIKGRHLLEGVPKTITIDDSEIRDALSECVATIINAIRVALERTPPELSADISDRGIVITGGGALLKNLDKRIREETGLPVSIAEDPLASVVLGTGRMLTDFNLLRRVAIE